One genomic segment of Blattabacterium sp. (Blaberus giganteus) includes these proteins:
- a CDS encoding acetyl-CoA carboxylase carboxyltransferase subunit alpha yields the protein MEYLDFEKPIQEIQDQYVNCVLIEKNSGINMKEVCDQLQFKLEKTIKKLHSNLTPWQRVQLSRHPNRPYTLDYIHSITKKDSFIELHGDRHFGDDKAIVGGFGKIEDYTFMLIGTQKGKNTKDRQYRRFGMPNPEGYRKALRLMKLAEKFEKPVITFIDTPGAFPGIEAEKRGQGEAIGKNIYEMMCLKVPIIVLIIGEGASGGALGIGIGDKVLMMENSWFSVISPESCSTILWGTRDNKEKSAEALKLTAENMHKFNLIDDVIKEPLGGAHFCPEKAYKLVKKQIIKHYKRLSETHIESIIKKRKNKYISIGFFDE from the coding sequence ATGGAATATTTAGATTTCGAAAAGCCAATACAAGAAATTCAGGATCAATATGTTAATTGTGTGTTAATAGAAAAAAACAGTGGAATAAACATGAAAGAAGTTTGTGATCAATTGCAATTCAAATTGGAAAAAACCATTAAAAAATTACACAGTAATTTAACTCCTTGGCAAAGAGTACAATTATCTAGACATCCAAATAGACCTTATACTTTAGATTACATACATTCCATAACAAAAAAAGATTCTTTTATAGAATTACATGGAGATCGTCATTTTGGTGATGATAAAGCTATAGTAGGAGGGTTTGGTAAAATAGAAGATTATACTTTTATGCTAATAGGGACTCAAAAAGGAAAAAATACCAAGGATAGACAATATAGAAGATTTGGAATGCCTAATCCGGAAGGATATAGAAAAGCTTTACGTCTTATGAAATTAGCAGAAAAATTTGAAAAACCTGTTATTACTTTTATTGATACACCAGGTGCTTTTCCTGGAATTGAAGCGGAAAAAAGAGGTCAAGGAGAAGCAATTGGTAAAAATATTTATGAAATGATGTGTTTAAAAGTTCCTATTATTGTTTTAATTATAGGAGAAGGAGCAAGTGGAGGAGCTTTAGGTATTGGAATCGGAGATAAAGTATTAATGATGGAAAATTCTTGGTTTTCAGTTATTTCTCCTGAAAGTTGCTCTACAATACTTTGGGGGACTCGCGATAATAAAGAAAAATCAGCAGAAGCATTAAAATTAACAGCAGAAAATATGCATAAGTTTAATCTTATAGATGATGTCATTAAAGAACCCTTAGGAGGGGCTCATTTTTGTCCTGAAAAAGCATACAAGCTTGTAAAAAAACAAATTATTAAACATTATAAACGATTATCTGAAACCCATATAGAATCTATTATTAAAAAAAGAAAAAATAAGTATATTTCTATTGGTTTTTTTGATGAATAA
- a CDS encoding succinate dehydrogenase/fumarate reductase iron-sulfur subunit has protein sequence MKKLMNFKLKIWRQKNRKEKGSFKTYKIYNISPNSSFLEMLDILNNQIICSKKPDLYPISFDHDCREGICGMCSLYINGRPHGPDNSITTCQLHMRNFRDGEIIYVEPWRAKPFPIIKDLIVDRSSFDRIIISGGYISVNTFGKTIDGNMIPISKEKADKAFDAATCIGCGACVAACKNRSAMLFVSAKVSQLALLPQGKIERKKRVINMIKKMDEEGFGSCTNTKACEIECPKGISTEYISFMNREYILQSFTP, from the coding sequence ATGAAAAAACTTATGAATTTTAAGTTAAAAATATGGAGACAAAAAAATCGAAAAGAAAAAGGTTCTTTTAAGACTTATAAAATATATAATATATCTCCTAATAGTTCATTTTTAGAAATGTTAGATATTTTAAACAATCAAATCATATGCAGTAAAAAACCAGATTTATATCCTATATCATTTGATCATGATTGTCGTGAAGGAATTTGTGGAATGTGTTCTCTATATATTAATGGAAGACCACATGGTCCAGATAATTCAATTACTACTTGTCAACTTCATATGCGTAATTTTCGTGATGGAGAAATTATATATGTAGAACCTTGGAGAGCAAAACCTTTTCCTATAATTAAAGATCTTATTGTAGATAGATCTTCTTTTGATAGAATTATTATATCAGGTGGATACATATCTGTAAATACATTTGGAAAAACAATAGATGGAAATATGATTCCGATTTCAAAAGAAAAAGCAGATAAAGCTTTTGATGCGGCTACGTGTATTGGTTGTGGGGCATGTGTTGCCGCATGCAAAAACAGATCCGCTATGTTATTTGTTTCAGCAAAAGTTTCACAATTAGCTTTATTGCCTCAAGGTAAAATAGAGAGAAAAAAAAGAGTTATAAATATGATAAAAAAAATGGATGAGGAGGGATTTGGAAGCTGTACAAACACTAAAGCATGTGAAATTGAATGTCCAAAAGGAATATCCACAGAATATATTTCTTTTATGAATCGAGAATATATTCTTCAATCATTTACTCCCTAA
- a CDS encoding fumarate reductase/succinate dehydrogenase flavoprotein subunit: MTYKFNSKIPVSSLIHKWKDHKSTLKLVSPNNRSNIEIIVVGTGLAGSSAAATLSELGYQVKAFCYQDSPRRAHSVAAQGGINASKNYKGDNDSIYQLFYDTIKGGDYRSREANVYRLAEISSNIIDQCVAQGVPFARDYAGYLETRSFGGTKVSRTFYAKGQTGQQLLLACYSSMSRQIGIGRIKMYNRYEMLDLVIVDGIARGIIARNLISGEIERHAAHAIVVASGGYGNLFFLSTNAMGSNASAIWKVHKKGGFFANPCYTQIHPTCIPVHGNYQSKLTLMSESLRNDGRIWVPKKLEDAISIRNGSKMPEDISEDDRDYYLERRYPSFGNLVPRDVASRAAKERCDKGFGIENNETKEGVFLDFSFSIEKYGKEKANELGIQNLYSLEKKKLGKKIMESKYGNLFHMYEKITNSNPYQTPMKIYPAVHYTMGGLWVDYNLMSSIPGCYVIGEANFSDHGANRLGASALMQGLGDGYFILPYTIADYLSECITEKISTKHVAFQISEKNVKNRIKKFIQNNGNMSVDFFHKKLGNIMWKYVGMSRNHLGLHKAIKNIQELRNEFWKNVFVPGNVDDGLNFELEKAGRVADFLELGELMAMDALNRKESCGSHFREEYQTKEGEALRNDTHYKYVSVWEYRENHPISDEIMHKENLDFTFVKVQSRSYK, translated from the coding sequence ATGACCTATAAATTTAATTCAAAAATTCCAGTCAGTTCTTTAATTCATAAATGGAAAGATCACAAATCTACTTTAAAATTAGTATCTCCTAATAATAGATCTAATATTGAAATTATTGTTGTTGGAACAGGACTTGCTGGAAGTTCAGCTGCAGCTACTTTATCAGAATTAGGATATCAAGTTAAAGCTTTTTGTTATCAAGATTCTCCCAGAAGAGCTCATTCTGTAGCGGCACAAGGTGGAATTAATGCTTCAAAAAATTATAAAGGAGATAATGATTCAATTTATCAACTTTTTTATGATACGATAAAAGGTGGAGATTATAGATCGAGAGAAGCAAATGTATATCGTTTAGCAGAGATTTCTTCTAATATTATAGATCAATGTGTAGCTCAAGGAGTTCCCTTTGCTCGTGATTATGCCGGATATTTGGAAACTCGATCTTTTGGTGGAACAAAAGTTTCTAGAACTTTTTATGCAAAGGGGCAAACAGGACAACAACTACTATTAGCATGTTATTCTTCTATGTCTAGACAAATAGGAATAGGAAGAATCAAAATGTATAATCGTTATGAAATGTTAGATTTAGTTATAGTAGATGGGATCGCTAGAGGGATTATTGCTAGGAACCTAATTTCTGGAGAAATCGAAAGACATGCAGCACATGCTATCGTTGTAGCTTCTGGAGGTTACGGAAATTTATTCTTTTTATCAACCAATGCTATGGGGTCTAATGCTAGTGCAATATGGAAAGTTCATAAAAAAGGAGGATTTTTTGCGAATCCTTGTTACACTCAAATACATCCTACTTGTATTCCGGTACATGGAAATTATCAATCGAAATTAACATTAATGTCTGAGTCATTAAGAAACGATGGAAGAATATGGGTTCCAAAAAAATTAGAAGATGCCATTTCCATACGAAATGGGTCTAAAATGCCAGAGGATATAAGCGAAGATGATAGAGATTATTACCTTGAAAGACGATATCCATCATTTGGAAATCTTGTTCCAAGAGATGTTGCTTCTAGAGCAGCTAAAGAACGTTGTGATAAAGGATTTGGAATAGAAAACAATGAAACCAAAGAAGGTGTATTTTTAGACTTTAGTTTCTCTATAGAAAAATATGGAAAAGAAAAAGCTAATGAACTTGGAATTCAAAATCTATATTCATTAGAAAAAAAGAAATTAGGAAAAAAGATAATGGAATCTAAGTATGGTAACTTATTTCATATGTACGAAAAAATTACCAATAGTAATCCTTATCAAACTCCTATGAAAATTTATCCAGCAGTTCATTATACTATGGGAGGATTGTGGGTTGATTATAATTTGATGTCGTCTATCCCTGGATGTTATGTTATAGGAGAAGCTAATTTTTCTGATCATGGAGCAAATCGACTTGGAGCTTCTGCATTAATGCAGGGATTAGGTGATGGTTATTTTATTTTACCATATACCATAGCTGATTATTTGTCTGAATGTATAACAGAAAAAATATCTACAAAACATGTTGCATTTCAGATATCGGAAAAAAATGTAAAAAACAGAATTAAAAAATTTATTCAAAATAATGGAAATATGTCTGTTGATTTTTTTCATAAAAAACTTGGAAATATTATGTGGAAATATGTAGGAATGAGTAGAAATCATTTAGGCTTACATAAAGCGATAAAAAATATACAAGAACTTCGCAATGAATTTTGGAAAAATGTTTTTGTTCCCGGAAATGTTGATGACGGATTAAACTTTGAATTAGAAAAAGCTGGACGGGTAGCAGATTTTTTAGAATTGGGAGAATTAATGGCTATGGATGCCTTAAATAGAAAAGAATCTTGTGGAAGTCATTTTCGCGAAGAATATCAAACAAAAGAAGGAGAAGCACTTCGTAATGACACACATTATAAATATGTTTCTGTATGGGAATACAGGGAGAATCATCCTATAAGTGATGAAATTATGCACAAAGAAAATTTAGATTTTACTTTTGTAAAAGTACAGTCTCGTTCTTATAAATAA
- a CDS encoding succinate dehydrogenase cytochrome b subunit — protein sequence MNHCNFFQSSVGKKVIMASTGVFLMIFLLLHLSVNLFLFSGEKAFNDAVFFMRENIFIRIMEYVLAIGFIIHILFGIKLHLENKKTKGKVDYAINYYFSTSFSSRTMVYTGILILCFLVLHLINFMIPMKYSNHIISDYYIVVSLFKNPFYTFIYVFSFLILGIHLNHGFQSSFKSLGLSNDKKSVWIQKFGSLYLWFICSGFSIIAIWFFFNE from the coding sequence GTGAATCATTGCAATTTTTTTCAATCTTCTGTTGGAAAAAAAGTGATCATGGCTTCTACAGGAGTTTTTTTAATGATTTTTTTACTATTGCATTTGAGTGTGAACTTATTTCTTTTTTCAGGAGAAAAAGCTTTTAACGATGCTGTCTTTTTTATGAGAGAAAATATATTTATTCGAATTATGGAATATGTACTTGCTATAGGTTTTATAATTCATATATTATTCGGAATTAAGTTGCATTTAGAAAATAAAAAAACAAAAGGAAAAGTAGATTACGCTATAAATTATTATTTTTCTACTTCATTTAGTAGTCGTACAATGGTATATACAGGAATTTTAATTTTATGTTTTTTAGTTTTACATCTTATTAATTTCATGATTCCTATGAAATATTCAAATCATATAATTTCTGATTATTATATAGTTGTTAGTTTATTTAAGAATCCTTTTTACACATTTATATATGTATTTTCATTTTTAATTTTAGGGATTCATTTAAACCATGGATTTCAATCTTCTTTTAAATCTTTAGGATTATCCAATGACAAAAAATCGGTTTGGATACAAAAATTTGGTTCTTTATATCTATGGTTTATTTGTTCTGGATTTTCTATTATTGCTATTTGGTTTTTTTTTAATGAATGA
- a CDS encoding cysteine desulfurase family protein gives MKRAYLDNAASTPIRNEVVKVMINTLKCSLGNPSSVQHSYGREARSIIEESRICIAKNIQASPSEIIFTSGGTEANNLVLRSSILDLGIRHILTSQLEHPSVLQTILDLSIRYKITVDFISIHEKGILDFNNMEEILKKNIYKKTLVSLMYANNEIGNLLEIDKVFFLCKKYNAYFHSDTIQVIGNFPINMEKLSFDFATASAHKFYGPKGIGFAFIRNNILKKMRPFMTGGYQEYSIRSGTENIHGIAGLSEALRLSYFDFTSHIKKMQNLKSYCISELKKIIPNIIFNGLSYDLDKSIPSILNFLYPTKKKDYLLYFHLDLMGVAVSEGSSCNSKKKSHVIQSITDINLLNQTMPIRISFGIFNEKKDIDLLIESLQRIQRIRK, from the coding sequence ATGAAACGAGCATATCTGGATAACGCAGCTTCGACCCCTATAAGAAACGAAGTTGTGAAAGTTATGATAAACACATTAAAATGTTCATTAGGAAATCCTTCTTCAGTGCAACACAGTTACGGTAGAGAAGCTCGTTCTATTATAGAGGAATCTAGAATTTGTATAGCTAAAAATATTCAAGCATCTCCTTCAGAGATTATTTTTACTTCAGGAGGAACTGAAGCAAATAATCTTGTATTAAGATCTTCAATATTAGATTTAGGAATTAGACATATTTTAACATCACAATTGGAACATCCATCTGTATTACAAACAATTTTAGATCTATCTATTAGATATAAAATAACTGTAGATTTTATTTCAATTCATGAAAAAGGAATATTAGATTTTAATAATATGGAAGAAATATTGAAAAAAAATATATATAAAAAAACACTTGTAAGTTTAATGTATGCTAATAATGAAATTGGAAATTTGTTAGAGATAGATAAAGTATTTTTTTTATGTAAAAAATATAATGCTTATTTTCATTCAGACACAATACAAGTTATAGGGAATTTTCCTATTAATATGGAAAAATTATCCTTTGATTTTGCTACTGCAAGTGCACACAAATTTTATGGTCCGAAAGGAATAGGTTTTGCTTTTATAAGAAATAATATTTTAAAAAAAATGAGACCTTTTATGACTGGTGGATATCAGGAATATAGTATTCGTTCAGGAACAGAAAATATACATGGAATAGCAGGATTATCAGAAGCTTTACGATTGTCCTATTTCGATTTTACAAGTCATATAAAAAAAATGCAAAATTTAAAATCTTATTGCATTTCAGAATTAAAAAAAATAATTCCCAATATTATTTTTAATGGATTATCATATGATCTTGATAAAAGTATTCCCTCTATATTAAACTTTTTGTATCCCACAAAAAAAAAAGATTATTTATTATATTTTCATTTAGATTTAATGGGTGTAGCTGTTTCTGAAGGAAGTTCTTGCAATAGTAAAAAAAAATCTCATGTGATTCAATCAATAACAGATATAAATTTATTAAATCAAACAATGCCCATTCGAATTTCTTTTGGTATTTTTAATGAAAAAAAAGATATAGATTTACTTATAGAATCTCTACAAAGAATACAAAGAATTAGAAAATAA
- the rny gene encoding ribonuclease Y — translation MIINVGFSVLMGFMMGIITCFFFGKKTILKKYIQLLEKANFHAKNIINNAEKEGESIKKKKMLQVKEKFTELKSKHEKDVYLREKKIIDIENKTREKENRLSKEIEIYFKKNNRLEAQIYDYEKKYKILKKKQEEFKNMHIQQVELLEKISNYSSEEAKNELIEILKVEAKAKAQTHIQNIIEESQLTAKMEAKKIVIQAIQRIGTEQAVENSVSVFNIESDDVKGRIIGREGRNIRTLEKATGVEIIVDDTPEAILLSCFNPIRREIARLSLHKLVLDGRIHPARIEEIVTKTEKQIEEEIIEIGKKNIIDLGIHGIHPELIRMIGRMKYRSSYGQNLLQHSLEVSHLSGILASELGLNAKLAKRAGLLHDIGKVPENESELPHAILGMQWAEKYGENVEVCNAIGSHHDEIEMKVLISPIIQISDAISGARPGVRRNSFESYSKRLKDLENIAFSFDGVNKAFAIQAGRELRVLVESDKIDDKKAFQLSCDITEKIKNEMTYPGQIKVTVIRETRAVQIAR, via the coding sequence ATGATAATAAATGTTGGATTTTCGGTCCTCATGGGGTTTATGATGGGAATTATTACATGTTTTTTTTTTGGGAAAAAAACTATATTAAAAAAATATATTCAATTATTAGAAAAAGCTAATTTTCATGCAAAAAATATCATAAATAATGCAGAAAAAGAAGGGGAATCTATAAAAAAAAAGAAAATGCTTCAAGTAAAAGAAAAATTTACAGAACTGAAATCTAAACATGAAAAAGATGTTTATTTAAGAGAAAAAAAAATAATTGATATCGAAAATAAAACAAGAGAAAAAGAAAATAGATTGTCTAAAGAAATAGAAATTTATTTTAAAAAAAATAATCGTTTGGAAGCACAAATATATGACTATGAAAAAAAATACAAGATTCTTAAAAAAAAACAAGAAGAATTTAAAAATATGCATATTCAACAAGTAGAATTACTTGAAAAAATATCTAATTATTCTTCTGAAGAAGCTAAAAACGAATTAATTGAAATTCTAAAAGTAGAAGCCAAAGCAAAAGCACAAACTCACATACAAAATATTATAGAAGAATCACAATTAACTGCAAAAATGGAAGCAAAAAAAATTGTTATTCAAGCAATTCAAAGAATTGGAACAGAACAAGCCGTTGAAAATTCCGTATCCGTTTTTAACATAGAATCAGATGATGTTAAAGGTCGTATAATCGGAAGAGAAGGAAGAAATATAAGAACTTTAGAAAAAGCAACAGGAGTAGAAATTATTGTAGATGATACTCCAGAAGCAATTCTTTTATCTTGTTTTAATCCTATACGAAGAGAAATAGCAAGATTGTCCCTTCACAAATTAGTTCTAGACGGACGTATACATCCAGCTAGAATTGAAGAAATAGTTACAAAAACGGAAAAACAAATTGAAGAAGAAATAATAGAAATAGGAAAAAAAAATATTATAGATTTAGGAATTCATGGAATACATCCAGAATTAATCCGAATGATAGGAAGAATGAAATATCGTTCTTCTTATGGTCAAAATCTTTTACAACACTCTCTGGAAGTTTCTCATTTATCAGGAATATTAGCTTCCGAGTTAGGATTAAATGCTAAATTGGCGAAACGTGCCGGATTATTACATGATATAGGAAAAGTTCCAGAAAACGAGTCAGAATTGCCTCATGCCATTTTAGGAATGCAATGGGCAGAAAAATATGGAGAAAATGTGGAAGTTTGTAATGCAATAGGTTCACATCATGATGAAATAGAAATGAAAGTATTAATATCTCCCATAATACAAATTTCAGATGCTATTAGTGGAGCTCGTCCTGGAGTCAGAAGAAATTCTTTTGAATCTTATTCAAAAAGACTAAAAGATTTGGAAAATATAGCGTTTAGTTTTGATGGAGTCAATAAAGCTTTTGCCATTCAAGCAGGAAGAGAATTGCGTGTATTAGTTGAAAGTGATAAAATTGATGACAAAAAAGCTTTTCAATTATCTTGTGATATAACAGAAAAAATAAAAAACGAAATGACTTATCCTGGTCAAATTAAAGTGACAGTGATCAGAGAAACTAGAGCTGTACAAATAGCTAGATAA
- a CDS encoding deoxyhypusine synthase family protein — MKDSPITYFIKKYFLHFNALTLLEAAKAYKYHIQNNGKMMITLAGAMSTAELGKILSEMIRKDQVHIISCTGANLEEDILNLIAHSYYKKIPNYRDLTPDEEKKFSKTGYYRVTDTCIPEEKAFKRLQKYILKKWIKAQEKSKRYFPHEYIYQLLEENILEPYYNIDPKDSWVLAAAKKNLPIIVPGWEDSTIGNIFASYCMKKLLNPFLVKNGIEYMIYLAKWYQDESVKHKIGFFQIGGGISGDFPICVVPMLSQDIGFYPTPFWSYFCQISDSTTSYGSYSGAVPNEKITWGKIDKETPKFIIESDATIVAPLIFAYILNM, encoded by the coding sequence ATGAAAGACTCTCCTATTACTTATTTTATTAAAAAATACTTTCTTCATTTTAATGCTTTAACTTTATTAGAAGCAGCTAAAGCATATAAATATCATATCCAAAATAATGGAAAAATGATGATTACATTAGCAGGAGCAATGAGTACGGCAGAATTAGGAAAAATTCTATCTGAAATGATACGAAAAGATCAAGTTCATATTATTTCTTGTACAGGAGCTAACTTAGAAGAAGATATATTGAATTTGATAGCTCATTCTTATTATAAAAAGATACCCAATTATAGAGATTTAACTCCTGATGAGGAAAAAAAATTTTCAAAAACAGGCTATTATAGAGTAACAGATACTTGTATTCCAGAAGAAAAAGCTTTTAAAAGATTACAAAAATATATCTTAAAAAAATGGATAAAAGCTCAAGAAAAATCAAAACGTTATTTTCCTCATGAATATATTTATCAATTATTAGAGGAAAATATTTTAGAACCCTATTACAACATAGATCCAAAAGATAGTTGGGTATTAGCTGCTGCTAAAAAAAATTTACCTATCATAGTTCCAGGATGGGAAGATAGCACAATAGGAAATATTTTTGCTTCATATTGTATGAAAAAACTATTAAACCCATTTCTTGTAAAAAATGGAATTGAATATATGATATATTTAGCAAAATGGTATCAAGATGAATCTGTCAAACATAAAATAGGTTTTTTTCAAATTGGAGGTGGAATATCTGGAGATTTTCCTATTTGTGTAGTTCCTATGTTATCTCAAGACATAGGATTTTATCCTACTCCATTTTGGTCTTATTTTTGTCAAATTTCTGATTCAACGACCAGTTATGGATCTTATTCTGGAGCTGTTCCCAATGAAAAAATAACTTGGGGAAAAATAGATAAGGAAACTCCAAAATTTATCATTGAATCAGATGCAACTATAGTTGCTCCGCTTATTTTCGCATATATATTAAATATGTAA
- the lpdA gene encoding dihydrolipoyl dehydrogenase, translated as MKNLYDIVVIGSGPGGYISAIRASQLGLRTAIIEKYQELGGTCLNVGCIPSKSLLDSSKYFSLAKNSYSSHGIFFEKLFFDFGKMMDRKNEIVRNINSGIKYLMKKNKIDLYQGIGSFKTKNILSVIDKISFQKKNEIQFKYCIISTGSKPLCLSHSNFDIENRIISSTDAINLKEIPKKLIIIGGGIIGLELGSIFNRLGSKVVIIETMDQIISNMDDSLSKEMRKILEKSSIQIETSLSVSNIFKENHEKISVIAKHHHNGKKVKFIGNYCLLSIGRKPYTKNLGLENINIKINEKGFILVNNDLQTSIDNIYAIGDVVGGKMLAHKAEEEGLYVVEHIVGQKPNKLNYDLMPSIIYTYPEVASVGQSENEIKKNKIEYNVGIFPMKILGRARASGCTDGFLKMISHKKTDDILGVHIIGDHAADMIMEASVAMEFRSSSEDIFRICHPHPTFSESFKEAAQLNFDRRSIHT; from the coding sequence ATGAAAAATTTATATGATATTGTCGTTATTGGATCTGGTCCAGGAGGATATATATCTGCAATTAGAGCAAGCCAATTGGGCCTTCGTACTGCTATTATAGAAAAATATCAAGAATTGGGTGGAACATGTTTAAATGTAGGGTGTATTCCTTCTAAATCTCTTTTGGATTCTTCTAAATATTTCTCATTAGCTAAAAATAGTTATTCTTCACATGGAATTTTTTTTGAAAAATTATTTTTTGATTTCGGAAAAATGATGGATAGAAAAAATGAAATAGTAAGGAATATAAATAGTGGGATAAAATATTTAATGAAAAAAAATAAAATTGATTTATATCAGGGAATAGGTTCGTTTAAAACAAAAAATATTCTATCTGTTATAGATAAAATATCGTTTCAAAAAAAAAACGAAATACAATTTAAATATTGCATAATATCCACAGGATCTAAACCTTTATGTTTATCTCACTCTAATTTTGATATAGAAAATAGAATTATTTCATCAACAGATGCTATTAATTTAAAAGAAATTCCAAAAAAATTAATCATAATTGGAGGAGGAATAATTGGATTAGAATTAGGTTCTATTTTTAATAGATTAGGAAGTAAAGTTGTTATCATAGAAACAATGGATCAAATCATATCAAATATGGATGATTCTTTAAGTAAAGAAATGCGTAAAATATTAGAAAAATCTTCCATTCAAATAGAAACTTCTTTATCTGTTTCCAATATATTTAAAGAAAATCATGAAAAAATATCAGTTATTGCAAAACATCACCATAATGGAAAAAAAGTTAAATTCATAGGAAATTATTGTCTTTTATCAATAGGAAGAAAACCATATACAAAAAATCTAGGTTTGGAAAATATAAATATTAAAATAAATGAAAAAGGATTTATACTCGTAAACAATGATTTACAAACTTCTATTGACAACATATATGCTATCGGAGATGTTGTAGGAGGTAAAATGTTGGCGCATAAAGCTGAAGAAGAAGGATTATATGTGGTAGAACATATAGTAGGACAAAAACCTAATAAATTAAATTATGATTTAATGCCTTCTATAATTTATACTTATCCAGAAGTAGCCAGTGTAGGACAATCAGAAAATGAAATTAAAAAAAATAAAATAGAATATAATGTAGGGATTTTTCCTATGAAAATTTTAGGAAGAGCTCGGGCTAGTGGTTGTACTGACGGTTTTTTAAAAATGATTTCTCACAAAAAAACAGATGACATCCTTGGGGTTCATATTATTGGAGATCATGCTGCAGATATGATTATGGAAGCATCTGTTGCTATGGAATTTAGATCCTCTTCAGAGGATATATTTAGAATATGTCATCCTCATCCTACTTTTAGTGAATCATTTAAAGAAGCAGCTCAATTAAATTTTGATCGTCGTTCTATACATACGTAA
- a CDS encoding uracil-DNA glycosylase: protein MLKKYINFHWNLLLKNEYHKPYFIKLLKTLKIEYNRFTCFPKQENIFSCLKYCSFNKLKVVIIGQDPYYKENQADGLCFSIPDGITLPPSLRNIFTEVNSNFHNNLRPTSGSLIHWAEQGVLLLNSILTVRKDNPLSHKNIGWEFFTDQIIRIISDRKKNIVFLLWGKYAQKKISLINFNHNHYVLKTSHPSPFSAHMGFFGSKHFEKTNNFLKKIGKETIFWC, encoded by the coding sequence ATGCTAAAAAAATATATAAATTTTCATTGGAATTTGTTATTAAAAAATGAATATCATAAACCTTATTTCATAAAATTGTTAAAAACTCTTAAAATTGAGTATAATCGTTTTACTTGTTTTCCTAAACAAGAAAATATATTTTCTTGTTTAAAATATTGTTCTTTTAATAAATTAAAAGTAGTTATTATAGGACAAGATCCTTATTACAAAGAAAATCAAGCTGATGGTCTTTGTTTTTCTATTCCTGATGGAATTACTCTTCCTCCTTCGTTAAGAAATATATTTACGGAAGTGAATTCAAATTTTCACAATAATTTACGTCCCACTAGTGGATCGTTGATTCATTGGGCTGAGCAAGGAGTATTATTGTTAAATTCAATATTGACAGTAAGAAAAGATAATCCTTTATCTCATAAGAATATAGGATGGGAATTTTTTACAGATCAAATAATTCGAATTATTTCTGATAGAAAAAAAAATATTGTTTTTCTTTTGTGGGGAAAATATGCTCAAAAAAAAATATCTTTAATTAATTTTAATCATAATCATTACGTTTTAAAAACATCACATCCATCTCCTTTTTCTGCTCATATGGGTTTTTTTGGATCTAAACATTTTGAAAAAACTAATAATTTTTTAAAAAAAATAGGAAAAGAAACTATTTTTTGGTGTTAA
- a CDS encoding 4Fe-4S dicluster domain-containing protein: MSIKITEKCINCGACEPECPNQAIYEGGKKWRMSDGTSLKKNKTLDPTILQEPKEKNIYFIVPEKCTECVGFYDEPQCVMICPVKCCIPDHKNYENKEVLLKKKNFLHA, from the coding sequence ATGTCCATAAAAATTACAGAAAAATGTATAAACTGCGGGGCTTGTGAACCCGAATGTCCTAATCAAGCAATTTATGAAGGAGGAAAGAAATGGAGAATGTCAGATGGGACTTCTTTAAAAAAAAACAAAACATTGGATCCAACTATACTTCAAGAACCAAAAGAAAAAAATATATATTTCATTGTTCCGGAAAAATGCACAGAATGCGTAGGATTTTACGATGAACCTCAATGTGTTATGATTTGTCCAGTTAAATGTTGTATTCCGGATCATAAAAATTATGAAAATAAAGAGGTCCTTCTTAAAAAGAAAAATTTTTTGCATGCTTAG